The proteins below are encoded in one region of Triticum aestivum cultivar Chinese Spring chromosome 1B, IWGSC CS RefSeq v2.1, whole genome shotgun sequence:
- the LOC123086147 gene encoding epoxide hydrolase A-like, which yields MASMEGAVIRHRTVEVNDFLMHVAEAGPEGHSKGTVLFLHGFPELWYTWRHQMENLAARGYHCVAPDLRGYGGTTAPSDVESYTAFHIVGDILALLNTLGLAKVFVVGHDWGALIAWYVCLFRPDRVTALVNTSLAFIRNIIARNGPGFVKPTDYFNRAYGPDYYMCRFQEPGVAEARQFAPEHARRLLRQIMCHCFSHGVACDEEMHDDKYPTSTLPPWLTEEDVDYFGAEFKRTGFTGGINYYRNLDRNCELAAAWADAKVQVPTKYVERAQEVSDHIYDFIIKFSSLT from the exons atggcaagCATGGAGGGCGCGGTGATCAGGCACCGGACTGTGGAGGTCAATGACTTCTTGATGCACGTGGCAGAGGCCGGCCCCGAGGGGCACTCCAAGGGGACCGTGTTGTTCCTACATGGCTTCCCGGAGCTATGGTACACGTGGCGCCACCAGATGGAGAATCTGGCAGCACGCGGCTACCATTGCGTCGCGCCTGACCTTCGTGGCTATGGTGGTACCACCGCCCCGTCCGACGTGGAATCTTACACTGCCTTCCATATCGTCGGTGACATCCTCGCGCTTCTCAATACCCTAGGGCTTGCAAAG GTGTTTGTGGTAGGACATGACTGGGGGGCGCTGATCGCGTGGTACGTGTGCCTGTTCCGGCCGGACCGCGTCACTGCGCTCGTCAACACCAGCCTCGCCTTCATCCGCAACATCATTGCACGCAACGGACCCGGCTTCGTGAAGCCCACCGACTACTTCAACCGCGCCTACGGCCCCGACTACTACATGTGCCGCTTCCAGGAGCCCGGGGTCGCGGAGGCGCGGCAGTTCGCGCCAGAGCACGCTAGGCGCCTCCTGCGGCAGATCATGTGCCACTGCTTCAGCCACGGCGTGGCCTGTGACGAGGAAATGCACGATGACAAGTACCCGACGTCTACGCTCCCTCCTTGGCTCACCGAGGAAGACGTGGACTACTTTGGCGCGGAGTTCAAGAGGACAGGGTTCACCGGCGGCATCAACTACTACCGCAACCTGGACAGGAACTGCGAGCTGGCTGCGGCGTGGGCGGACGCCAAGGTGCAGGTGCCGACCAAGTACGTGGAGAGGGCACAGGAGGTCAGTGATCATATCTACGACTTCATCATCAAGTTCTCATCTCTAACCTAA